From the genome of Vitis riparia cultivar Riparia Gloire de Montpellier isolate 1030 chromosome 2, EGFV_Vit.rip_1.0, whole genome shotgun sequence, one region includes:
- the LOC117907607 gene encoding NAD(P)H-quinone oxidoreductase subunit S, chloroplastic, whose translation MASSFTVPSLQRPLLHKSHFLGQGHFPNNLQKASLSRTRTPLTVKASAKFDLFGIMGGRGLCNGEEGLQQELKRNIEPAPSPDSVKDEEKPALAAVDDVPEDGFDKELLGLTGGFPGGEKGLKQFLEKNPPPEKTSGNIIENARLRKPKPPELPLLMPGMIAIVKNPNNPFYMYCGIVQRITDGKAGVLFEGGNWDRLITFRLEELQRRDKGPPMKNPKSAILETLLEQEA comes from the coding sequence ATGGCTTCTTCCTTCACTGTCCCCAGCCTTCAACGCCCTCTGCTTCACAAATCTCACTTTCTAGGCCAAGGCCATTTCCCCAACAATCTCCAGAAGGCCTCTCTCTCAAGAACCAGAACACCCTTAACTGTAAAAGCCAGTGCCAAGTTCGACCTCTTTGGAATCATGGGAGGAAGAGGTCTCTGTAATGGCGAAGAAGGCCTTCAACAAGAACTCAAGAGGAACATAGAACCAGCCCCATCTCCGGATAGTgtcaaagatgaagaaaaacCAGCATTGGCAGCTGTTGATGATGTTCCAGAAGATGGTTTTGATAAGGAGTTGCTAGGTTTAACCGGCGGTTTTCCTGGTGGCGAAAAGGGTTTGAAACAATTCCTAGAGAAGAACCCACCTCCGGAGAAAACTTCAGGAAACATAATTGAGAATGCAAGATTAAGGAAGCCAAAACCACCTGAATTGCCACTACTGATGCCTGGTATGATTGCCATTGTGAAGAACCCAAATAATCCTTTTTACATGTATTGTGGCATTGTACAGAGAATAACTGATGGCAAGGCTGGTGTTCTGTTTGAAGGAGGGAATTGGGACAGGTTAATTACTTTCCGGCTTGAAGAGCTCCAACGTAGGGACAAGGGACCTCCAATGAAAAATCCCAAGTCTGCGATCCTTGAAACTCTACTTGAACAGGAGGCATGA